The Rosa rugosa chromosome 1, drRosRugo1.1, whole genome shotgun sequence genomic sequence GCAGCGCCTCAGAATTATCGGGATCATTACAATACACAACCCTAGAGTACCCCCTATCCCCAATTTTGGCATGAACATCTTCGAAAGAAGACAGAATACACGAAAACGAGTACAATTTACTGAATTGTATCATTCTCCTTCGCCCTCTTGGCATTTTCACACACCTCAAGCTCTTGAATCCAATCCCTAAACCAAATTCCCCTCAATTTCCCACCAACATTGCTCCTTAACTTTCCACAAAATTCACCAACCAAACAAAAAAGTCACACCTACTTCAAATCACAGAAAATTCCAACCATCCACGCATGCATTCAATATGAACTACAACACAAAAATCCGTACCGAATCTACAACAACATAGCCACAATATGAACTCAAAAACTCACAACCTCAAATTCAAGCGAGGCTAATCAAATCGGAGAGATTGAGAGCATAGTATAAGAGCTAAAGCAAAGCTTGAGGTGTGGAATATACGAAAACCCTAGCTGCGAGAAGTACCTTACTTTGATTTCGGGGTTTGCAGAGATCTCTTCTTGCCACCTGAGCTGCTAAAAATGTtgactgagagagagaagagagagagtgtgtgtgtgagaTAGAGACCTCTGTATGAATACGAGAACGAAATTCgcgatgaggaagaagaagttgTAGGTACAGATAGAGTCTCAAGCACTGAATCTCGGCAACAGCTCCCGTCGTCTTCATGATTGTCATTGCCTTCCAGTTCGTCTCTAGGTCACTTTCCAGTCGGAGATGGAGGTCCAGTGGTCACCGGCGACTCGGCTCCCCGGAGAAAGATCTGTGCAAAAACACATCAACTTCGGAGACGGCGAGGGGTTCGATGCAGAGGCGGAGAGCAGTGGAGGGGAGTAGCGTAAGGAGGATTCTCTCGATCTGGTTTTGATATTGAAACACAAATTGGGTATATTAAATACTAAGGGTAAAATGGGAAACGAAAATATCacaaactgaccttttttaacattacTTCATTATTAATaattaaggactaaattaatattactaacaattcatgatggacctttttatcaagtgggaaaatAGGTgacttttttatcatttcacactctaatgtgactttttccatcatttcccttttctttttttttaagaataaagTGATGCGAAATGCTGTCttaaataaaaatacaaaaatatataaTCTCACATACAAGATCATAATCTAAACCGAAAGAAacatcaaaatttcaaatacGCATTTATCAgggatgatatatatatatatatatatatatatatatatatatatatatatatatatatatatatatatatatatatatataattttattttttttaaagcatGCAATTGGGCTTTAACCATGCAAATGCGCCCCAGCCGCCCCTTGACAAATAATTAACGACATCCTTTGTGAGTTGTGAGGTACTCCAAAAACTTGTCCACGTACACATTTTGCCTCTTCCTGTCTCCAAACAACGCCTTCAACTCCTTGGCCTTCTCCCTATAAACCCTACCCTCCTCCTTCTCTATCACCATCCTCAGCGACTCCGCCACCGCCTCACTAGTAAACAATCCGTCTTGCTCGTCCCTCGGCAACTCATACCCGACCTTCTTCTCCCCGAAATACCTCGCATTCAGTCCTTGGTCATTCGACATAGGCAACAACACCAGCGGTCTTCCAAATGTTAATGCCTCCACCACCGAACTCCAACCCGAGTGACTCAGAAACACACCGAACGAGTCGTGCGCCAGTATCTTCAGCTGTGGGACCCAACTCCTGCACACCACTCCCCGCCCTTCATTTCTCTCCTCAAAACCCTCCGGCAACTTTACCGCATCCTCGCCATGTTTGGTTCTCAGCACCCAAAAGAAGGGCAAACCGGACTTCTCCAAACCTAGGGCTATTTCCGTCACTTCCTCTTGACTCGGCATCGCTTCCGTTCCGAATGCAACATACACAACCCTGTTTTTGCTCTGCCGGTCTAACCAGTCCTTTATTGACCACCACGTATCATTCTCCTCGTTGTTAGCCGTAGTCGAAAGTAGACCAACAGGTACGACCGgttttccatgtacaactcctAGAAGGTTCAACCATTCCGGCTCGAACTCGGCACAGCTCCTCACAGCAATGACGTCACAGCCTCGCGCCGTCTCCATGAACCGATAAATGTCCGAAACGTTGGCTTCGTCTCCGGTTATTCGTTTATAGAGCCGAAGCACCTCGAACAGCCGAAACGCCACGGTGGCTGGAAAAGGGACCCATTTGGGAGAGACAGTGTAATCATCCGGTAACTTGCGATCGTCACAAGGTACTTCCGACGAGGTGGGCCCTAAGAAAACGACGCAGGCAGCGAGAAAAATACTGAAGAAGGCAGTAGGGATTCCGAGATTTCGGGTTATCTCCGGTAGCCAGTAAGGCGCGAAATCGTAGAGAAGCCAATCCGGGTTTGAAGATTTGAGGAATTGGGTAATCGGTTCCTTGAAAGAATCGTAGGCTATCTTAAGATGCGCGACCTGGTCTTCGGGTAAGTCGGAGGTGGCCTCGGCGCCTTCTGGAAGGTTCGGATTCTCGGGCAGTGGAAGCTTCACGAAGGTGATTAGGGTGGAGAGTTTAGGCGGGAGTGGTGGGAGGCGGTCGATGTTTCTTGGGGTGGAGATgaatgaaatttggtggccttTACCGGCGATCAGCTTGGCGAGTTCGAGGTATGGGATCATATGGCCAAAGGCTAGCCATGGAAACATGGCAATATGAAGATTATTGTCTTTGTTGCTGGGCATGGTTGGGTGGACGGTGACGGACTCCatgattttcttcttttagaCTTTCTTATCTGGTGAAGTTAACCAGTTACATAGCTTGAATTAAATAGAGGTACTGGTAGTTTTTTTAATAGATTGTCATCCCTTATAATCTTTCGAAATCTTTATATTTTAAGCTCTGGTTAATTAAATATAAGACGGAAGTGACACCAAAGCTGACTCGATGATCGATGTTGTAGGTGATTTCTTCGTTGTTTCCAGGTACACAAGATCTGCAGTCTAGAATAATGTGGTTAAACCCTGAACCCTAATTCCGTAAGAAAGAGGAAGCCCCTAAATTTTGGAAGTTCAAATGATGATTAAATCACTTGAGGGAAGAAATTAAAGCTAATAACTATAGGCTGCTCAATGAATATAAAGGTGAAAATTACATTTGAtgtcaattttgaattttgtggtTTTAGAATGTTATAATTAATTTTGATCCAATAACAAATTCCATCTAAATTCCGTCAAAATATGTGAGGGTAAATTTGTCCTTCAAATGTAAAGCATCCCAACTTGAAGAACGGTCTATGTAAAGCATCCCAACAGACCGTTCTACATCTATAAGAAGCTCTTCACCACATATCTAGATACATGAATCAAAATATATTGGATATCGAGGAAATTTCAACGGTCcaaaaaatgaatgttttgacgAAAATTTCGATATCGATAAATTTTTCAAAGAAATCATGGAAATTTGGAGGAAAAAAATATAGAATTTTTAAATGAAACTTTAGGAAATGTTGATTTGGTGCGTATATCGAACAAAATTGTCAAAGAAACCTGTATTGTGTATGTCATTTTCAGCAGCGATCCTGCTGGCAGACTACGGCTAGGATGAGGAACTGGAGGCGGCCGCGTTTAGGTTGGTGAGTGCTGGGATCGAACTGATGTTGGTCGCGGGCTCGAAGGCATCTGTGAGGGCAGCGTTTGCGGGCTCAGGGTCTGGGACTTTGTCGCGGGCATTGTCTGGGCTGGCATCAGCCACGATGGATGATCCTGTGTCTGCTACTGAAGATGGCCCTTAGCTCTTGGTGGGTGCGGCGTCGGAGGGAAACCTAattgaaattagggtttgctGCAGGGCTTCGGGGCTGTTGGTCGAGCTGGCCTATGGGCTGTGGTACTGCTGAGGGCTTTCGATAGCTGGGCTGTTTTCTGTTGTGGGTTAAGAACTTCTCTCAGGTGGGCTAGGCCCTGCAACCGTACTGTGAACCCCGGTAATTTTGTTCAATTACTTTAGATTTTCATACGGTTGATTTCGAGTTTTATTTCTGATATTTAGAAGTTGAGTTAGTCCCGAAATACTTGGGCTAGGAACTAGTAGTAAGGTTGGATTTGGTTCGATTAAATTGGGCCTGTAGGAGACTTGGGTCAGCCCACATTATTGAACATATTGAGGAAGTTTAATTAGAGCATCAGCTACCTGAGTGCATGTTGTAGATGAAGTGTATAGTTGGGAAGGAGACACGCGTCTAGGCTTTTGAACACCCACCGACTCACTCTCACCTATTTCACCTTCCTCTCTTCTAGTCTGTCCCAAAAACCATGCAGTGAAAGAAAAATCCAAACCCAGAGTTTCCTTCACCGAATCAATTACCCTCTCCTTTGTTTCATTAAAACCTTCACCAGTCTCACCCTTCTTCTTGTGTGATCCTTACCACCCACCATAGATACCAGCCATGATGGTTGTTACCTGAAGGGAAATATGGGTGTCTAACCCATCATTTGAGATTGGCCATCTTAGGCTTGGAGTTTGGATCGATTAAGGTAAGCTCTTGAGCCCAGATATGTTCTTGGTGAATTAGAATCAGGTTGTACAATTTTGATAATTTTGGTCTTGTTGGTAATTGAGATTGGACGGAGGAAGAGAGAATTGGAGAAGTGGGTTCTGGCGTTCATTGCTGCCATTGAGAGTTAGAGGCGTTGGGTGTGGGGCATCAACGAACCTATTCACTAAATTGGTCGAGGAGGTAAGCTGTCAAGATGTAATCATATTCATGGTTTTTGGTTCATGCTTGTTGAGGTGGTGACGTCCTTGTGAGAATCATGGAACAAGTTTAGTTGGTTTAACTGCTTGCTGTTAATTAAAGAATCATGAGTGGGTTTGCTTGTTGACAATTGTGGTGCTATGATGATTGATTCAATTATGGGTATAAACTTGTAGAAACGTTGTCTGAAGGTATAGCTATTCAATTGCTATTTAATTTGGGTGTTCTTGTGATTCTGGAATCAAGACAGGATATGGGTATAATTGTGTTGTTTTGGAAGTTAAAGTGGTAGGCATGATTTCCCTGTATATTTGCAGTACTTGACCAAAACTAACTCAAAGTTGTAGGCTTGGTATGGTATTAAGGTTAAATTGTGAGCTGCATGTTGGTATAATTGAGGTTTTGGTCAGGAAGTTGTGTGGAATGTTGCTAGTGCTTAATTAGAAATCAAAGGGAGGCCATGATTATAAGGTTTGGTATATGTGCTATGTTTGGTTGTAATTCATGTTTGGTCGAAAATGGTACATAGGTGAAGGATAACCATTTGTTCCTAGAACAGTTTACTAACTTAGAATTTTATCGGGTTTAGGATTCCAGTGACCCAGGCTTAATCAACGACGGTGATAACTCGGAGATTGTCTAAGCATGGATTCCAGGTAGGGGGGACTCACCCACGCCTCGCTAgagttttctttatatttttggtTTTAAGTATTGCGTGATTTACGCACGGTTTCGgtttatttcatttattttactttattctattttattttattttattttatcggCACGGAAATAACTATTAACGTGTCGGGGCCGTGCTATACGGTCAAGTAAGTTAGATGACTTGAGAGcaaagggtggctctgacttccttgggttcgatccccaaaacctccggagggttagttacgccggtcgtccgggtaTTTCCGATCGTAATGACAggcccggtacgtgtgtgtagctaggtagtggacgctctcgctacgcttacctggtaaACATTCTAATTGAGGTAAGGCCGTGTAgttggtctatgggaccggtCATCTGGTTTGTGAGCTATTGGGATCCCGTCTACGAGTCGTGTACTTTATGATTTTCTTTATGCTATGTATATGTTTTGCGCATTTCTAAGTTCGTGATAATCCTTTACTGCGTGCTATTTATAAAACCTAGTGGGGTTGAGCTCCTCTACTGGGCGATGAACGTATGTGATGCTCACCCCTACTTTCCCTCCAGGAACTGAGCAGGAGCCAGCTGAGGATCAGGCTTAGACGCTTGGGTGTTGGCATCGTCAAGTTGTGAATAGCTTCTTTTGGACTTGACTGTTGGTCTGGCAGGTGTTGATTAGTCTCCCTTCTTTTGAAATTGTGAATGTGACTTTGTTTTGTTGTGGGAACCTTGTAAATTTGTTATTATCCGCCTGCCTATCTTTTGGTGTGTGTTACTTTGCGTGAACTTGAAACCCGAACCTTGGACTCGTGACATTGTGGAATGTAAATAAAGTACTCTTTTGTTGTAAAATCTTTACACTTCCGAATCGTACTCTCAACCTCAATTGTAAACGTTCTTCTCACCACATTTCTAAAAGGCCTTGCAAGCTTTTGTGACATGGGTTTGTAGCACAAGCTGCAGGCTCGTGTTCAGAGGCTTGCGGCGCTGTAACGTGATCCTTCCGGGGCGTTACACGTACACTGTTCCATATGGTAGCTGTCGCTGTGATGGTCGCGGAGATGTACACCAAAAAACTCTATTTAGGCGTCAATGCTTTCATGATAGTTGCTTTTTGTAGGCTGTGTAAGATTgcgttttattttttttttgttttacttttgcttttgttttttgcttTGAATAATTGCGCATCGATTTGTATTATGAATGATTTTCGGATCCTTCTAGATTGACCTTGTAAGATCGTtgattttttattaataaaacatGATCCCAAACccctaataaaaaaaaaggatgttGATTTGGTCAAATTATATATAGGAAAAAATAcagttttagtcactcaactttcgcttgattgacactttgatcactcatgtttataaaatctcactttagttactcaactttaacttcgactatcactttagtccgccGGTAaatttttccaataaaaaaagtcacatgatGCCTCACATGCCattttttaagggttattttaagatgttgaagagatgtgagacatttggtttgaatataggttgaaattttctaaaattaTAGGACGAAAATAACTCTTAAAAAATGGCATGTGAGGTGTtatgtgactttttttatcCGAAAAATTCACTGGCGGATtaaagtgatagtcggagttaaagttgagtgactaaagtgagatttcataaacatgagtgaccaaagtgtcaatcaagcgaaagttgagtgactaaaactatattttttccttatatatatatatatatatatatatatatatatatatatatatatatatatatatatttttttttcaaaaggaaATATTGAACAAATATTATTATATAGAGGAGCGCTCTAGAGCTAACCATCTTTTAGGCCAACTTTTAGGTCACATATCGGTATCTTAAgctttcaatttttaggtccctATGAGTATATCACtgatgcaaattttcagccaaaatgatgatcgtttgGGTATTCATAATCGTCATTTACTatttatgaacatgaactgttcaggttggacagatttggttTGTCCATAGATTTGATCTAGTTAGGTACCCAAAgaatcatcaatttagctgaaaatttgcagaagtgatatactcatagagatctaaaaactgaattgTGGAGATGCCGATATATGACCTAAAAGTTGGTCTAAAAGATGATTGCTTCTCAATATGAAGTTAATTGGTTAGCTCTAGAGCGTTCCTCACAACTAATATAGTTGAAGTCTTTCgctcaataatttttttttttttttaggggaacgGAATCAGGTTCCATTGATATAACGACCTCTAGCGGTCAAGGTAGAGGAATTCAAAAATTTCTCATATTACATCTCAATGCACAAAGCAGACTGATATAGCAGAGCTATCAAAAGTAAAACcaaaaaaactaattaaaaaaaaaaagtaaaaaaaaaacaagatgtAAAAACTCCTACACCTATCCAACCCTAAATCAGAGCCACTGAACTGACAAGCATTGACGCTTAAGACCATCCTTGTGTACATCATCGCCACTCACTATTAATTATGGAAGATTACATAAGTAGGAAGATGATAGTGAATTAGAGTTATTAAAATCCTCTATTAATTGTGACAATCATCCAGACCTCCATTATTGAGGATGATGGATGCAATTAACAATGATACCATCAAGTTTCTTTGGAGCTTTTGGGCATGGCTATATATGATAGAAATGCCTCCATAGCAACCATTCACATACCATGCTTGACAAGTTGACATGCACCTCAAACAACTCGACCTCATAGGCCAAGGAATTGATTGCGTCCTCCACCCCTGGCCACATTGACAGAGGTACGCCTGCGTGCGTTGGTTATGGCTACTGCAGTTCTAGTGTTGAATAACTAATTATCAGTtgatttgttcaattttttttttattgattgcTTTTTAGATATTTTACATGCACAAGGGCAACAACggaatatttacaaaaaaattaAGATGTAGAGtgaactttttttgtttttttggaaaGGATCTACATACAAATTTTAGTAGTACTGCAAATGTTTTTTAAGAATATGTTTCACCCAGTTAAGTTAACTATGAAGTTGGGGCTTTAATCTGATTAGTCATCACTGTGTAAAGTGGACCGAAATTTAGGGGCCCAATCCACAAGTTCCTCCATTTTCCGCACACACTTTTCTTACCCTTTCTTCATAATTTTTCAGCTGCTCTCTAACCTCTCTTCATGCTGCTCTTGACCAATACGGTGCAAAACccataaaaacaaagaaaaaatacagcttagtcactcaattttcacttgattgacactttgatcacttatatttataaaatttcactttaatcactcaaatttaactccgactatcactttagttCACCGGTGTATTCATCCGATAAAAAAATCATGTGACATCTCACATGCCATTTTTTCAGGGTCATTCTCGACCAATTTCATTTCACCGTATTGACTTGTGCACTAGTCATCTAAAGAtcaatttctccatttcttctaaTTTCGTTTGGTGCAAGGTTCCCATCCCATGTATAATTGAATCTCTAACACAGTACACTGGTCTGGTAGTATTCTTATTGGTTTATTGAGAAGATATTTAAAAGATACTGAGCGTGGTCACTCAGATTCGCCAAAAACGCATTATCTGAGAAATTAATTGCTCTATAGCTAGCTGCATTTGACTCGATATAAGGCCATATATCATAGAAGTATATGGAAAACGGAAAAGAGTTTATatgaaaaaacttaattatGAGGCCATAAAGTACTCgaagaaggaaagaaatgaagtatATATCCCACGAACTTGATTATTAGTACTTCCACACTCACTGCTGCTTAAAActtaacccaaaaacaaaaaaaaatctcacaCGATCGATAGTAGTGAAAAACAGGTTCAtccaaaaagaaataaaaatatcaTAATTAAGAGAGAGATCAAACAAGTGTGTGACCATTGCTTGAGTTTGAATCATGCAGTAACGTGCCTTCATGCTGAAAGGATAGGATATCCTTTGTGGGTTGTGAGGTACTCCAAAAACTTGTCCACGTACTCGTTTTGCCTCTCCCTGTCTCCAAACAACGGCTTCAACTCCTTGGCCTTGTCCCTATAAACCCTCCCCTCCTCCTTCTCTATCACCATCCTCAGCGACTCCGCCACCGCCTTACCCGTAAACGACCCGTCTTGCTCGTCCCTCGGCAACTCATATCCGACCTTCTTCTCCCCGAAATACCTCGCATTCAACCCCTGGTCATTTGACATGGGTAACAACACCATCGGTCTACCAAAAGTCAACGCCTCCACCACCGAGCTCCAACCCGAATGACTCAGAAACACGCCCACCGAGTCGTGAGCCAGTATCTTCAGCTGTGGGGCCCAACTCCTGCACACCACTCCCCGCTCTTCATTTCTCTCCTCGAAACTCTCCGGCAACTTAACCGCTTCCTCGCCGTGTTTGGTTCTCAGCACCCAAAAGAAGGGCAAACCGGACTTCTCCAAACCTAGGGCTATTTCCGTTGCTTCCTCTTGACTCGGCATTGCTTCTGTTCCGAAAGCCACGTACACCACCGTGTTTTTGCTCTGCCGGTCCAACCAGTCCTTTATTGACCGCCACGTTTCATTTTCGTCGTCGGCTTTCGGCGTAGTGGAGAGTACACCAACCGGCAGAACAGGTTTTCCGTGTATGACTTGTAGAAGGCTCAACCATTCTGATTCGAACTCTGCACAGCTTCTTACAGCGATCAAGTCGCAGCCTCGCAGTGTCTCCATGAACCGATACACGACCGAGACGTTTGTTTCGTCTCCGGATATTGCTTTAAAGAGCCGAAGCACCTCAAAAAATCGCCACGCCACGGTGGCCGGGAATGGCACCCACTTGGGCGGGACTACGTAATCCTCTGGTAATTTACGGTCATCAGCGGGTATTTCAGGCGAGGTGGGCCCTAGGAAGGTCACTGCGGCGGCGATCACAATGCTGAAGAAGGCGGTCGGGATCCCGAGAGTTTGGGCTATTTCTGGCACCCAGTAAGGCGCGAAGTCAAAGAGAAGCCAATCGGGGTTGGTAGATTTGAGGAATTGGGAGATCGGTTGGGCCAGACAATCGTAGGCATTCTTGAGATGGGGGACCTGGTCTTCGGGCAAGTCCGCGGTGGCCTCGGCACCTTCTGGAAGGTTCGGATTCTGGGGCAGTGGAAGCTTCACAAAGGTGATTAGGGCGGAGAGTTTTGGCGGGAGAGGCGGGAGGCGGTCGATGTTTCTTGGGGTGGAGATGAATGAGATTTTGTGGCCTTTTCCGGCGATCAACTTGGCGAGTTCGAGGTATGGGATCATGTGGCCAAAGGCTAGCCATGGGAACATGGTTATGTGTAGCTTAATGTCCTTGTTATTGTTGGGCATGGTGGGGTGGACATTGATGGACTCCATGGGGTGGACAGTGATGGACTCCATGGCTTTCTTCTACTCAGTATGCAGAAAACCAGGTCGCTTGCTTGGATTATATAGTTGTGTAGTCTTTATATTATGGATGCGACACTGCTAATCATATTCCCAAATCTCCGTCTTATTAGCTTAGACTTGGGATCTGACACTACTAAACCACAGGGGAAGAAAAGCAAAGTCCAGTATATATAGACTAAGTATTTGT encodes the following:
- the LOC133727529 gene encoding UDP-glycosyltransferase 91A1-like; this translates as MESVTVHPTMPSNKDNNLHIAMFPWLAFGHMIPYLELAKLIAGKGHQISFISTPRNIDRLPPLPPKLSTLITFVKLPLPENPNLPEGAEATSDLPEDQVAHLKIAYDSFKEPITQFLKSSNPDWLLYDFAPYWLPEITRNLGIPTAFFSIFLAACVVFLGPTSSEVPCDDRKLPDDYTVSPKWVPFPATVAFRLFEVLRLYKRITGDEANVSDIYRFMETARGCDVIAVRSCAEFEPEWLNLLGVVHGKPVVPVGLLSTTANNEENDTWWSIKDWLDRQSKNRVVYVAFGTEAMPSQEEVTEIALGLEKSGLPFFWVLRTKHGEDAVKLPEGFEERNEGRGVVCRSWVPQLKILAHDSFGVFLSHSGWSSVVEALTFGRPLVLLPMSNDQGLNARYFGEKKVGYELPRDEQDGLFTSEAVAESLRMVIEKEEGRVYREKAKELKALFGDRKRQNVYVDKFLEYLTTHKGCR
- the LOC133727530 gene encoding UDP-glycosyltransferase 91A1-like, which translates into the protein MESITVHPMESINVHPTMPNNNKDIKLHITMFPWLAFGHMIPYLELAKLIAGKGHKISFISTPRNIDRLPPLPPKLSALITFVKLPLPQNPNLPEGAEATADLPEDQVPHLKNAYDCLAQPISQFLKSTNPDWLLFDFAPYWVPEIAQTLGIPTAFFSIVIAAAVTFLGPTSPEIPADDRKLPEDYVVPPKWVPFPATVAWRFFEVLRLFKAISGDETNVSVVYRFMETLRGCDLIAVRSCAEFESEWLSLLQVIHGKPVLPVGVLSTTPKADDENETWRSIKDWLDRQSKNTVVYVAFGTEAMPSQEEATEIALGLEKSGLPFFWVLRTKHGEEAVKLPESFEERNEERGVVCRSWAPQLKILAHDSVGVFLSHSGWSSVVEALTFGRPMVLLPMSNDQGLNARYFGEKKVGYELPRDEQDGSFTGKAVAESLRMVIEKEEGRVYRDKAKELKPLFGDRERQNEYVDKFLEYLTTHKGYPILSA